In Primulina huaijiensis isolate GDHJ02 chromosome 4, ASM1229523v2, whole genome shotgun sequence, a genomic segment contains:
- the LOC140975185 gene encoding phospholipase D delta-like isoform X1, giving the protein MAEENSDNMIYLHGDLDLRILEARCLPNMDMVSERLRRCFTAFDVCRKPFSGSGSGGKSKHHHRRIITSDPYVTVCLAGARVARTRVISNSQNPVWNENFKIPLAHPVSKVEFQVKDNDVFGAELIGVALVSAKQIAAGEPFDEWVPVLGSGGKPPKPDAAIRLQMTFIPCYKNPIYFNGISENYGLNESYFPLRHGGKVTLYQDAHVIDGMLPEIELDDQSNFEHEKCWEDICHAIMEAHHLVYIVGWSIYHKVRLIREPTKPLPRGGNLNLGELLKYKSQEGVRVLLLVWDDKTSHSKFFINTAGVMQTHDEETRKFFKHSSVTCVLAPRYASSKLSFFNQQVVGTLYTHHQKCVIVDTQGHGNNRKITSFIGGLDICDGRYDTPEHRITRDLDTVFQEDYHNPTFPAGTKAPRQPWHDLHCKIEGPAAYDVLTNFEQRWKKATKWSEFGRRFKKISRWHDDALIKIERISWIISPSSTVPSDHPSLWVSKEDDPQNWHVQVFRSIDSGSLKGFPKNVHAAEEQNLVCAKNLVIDKSIQTAYIKAIRSAQHYIYIENQYFLGASYAWPSYKDAGADNTIPMELALKIADKIKAKERFTVYVVIPMWPEGVPSSASVQEILYWQGQTMQMMYEIIAREIKSAELENVQPTDYLNFYCLGNREEPTDESTANGQSPSNGNTVPSQKFRRFMIYVHAKGMVVDDEYVILGSANINQRSMAGSRDTEIAMGAYQPHHTWAKKKAHPYGQVYGYRMSLWAEHMGNVDDCFKNPEKLNCVAKVNSIANDNWQKFTADEFTPLQGHILKYPVQVDEDGKISPLLGYENFPDVGGKVLGAPTSLPDALTT; this is encoded by the exons ATGGCGGAAGAGAATTCGGACAACATGATATACCTTCATGGAGACCTTGATCTTAGGATCCTTGAAGCTAGGTGCTTGCCCAACATGGATATGGTCTCCGAGCGCCTCCGCCGGTGCTTCACCGCATTTGATGTCTGCCGTAAGCCGTTCTCCGGGAGCGGAAGCGGCGGGAAATCCAAGCATCACCACAGAAGGATCATCACCAGCGATCCGTACGTCACCGTTTGTCTCGCGGGCGCACGGGTTGCGCGTACTCGTGTCATTTCCAACTCGCAGAATCCCGTTTGGAATGAGAATTTCAAGATCCCCTTAGCTCACCCGGTTTCCAAG GTTGAATTTCAGGTTAAAGACAACGATGTTTTCGGTGCCGAGCTCATCGGAGTGGCTCTTGTGTCCGCAAAACAGATTGCGGCTGGCGAGCCGTTTGATGAGTGGGTCCCCGTGCTCGGGTCAGGTGGGAAGCCCCCAAAGCCGGATGCTGCCATTCGATTGCAGATGACATTCATTCCCTGTTACAAGAATCCCATTTATTTTAATGGGATTTCAGAAAATTATGGATTGAATGAAAGCTATTTTCCGCTACGCCATGGGGGGAAGGTAACATTATATCAGGATGCACATGTGATTGATGGGATGCTGCCAGAGATTGAGTTAGACGACCAGAGTAATTTTGAGCATGAAAAGTGTTGGGAGGATATATGCCATGCGATAATGGAGGCGCATCATTTGGTGTACATAGTCGGATGGTCGATTTATCACAAGGTGCGGCTTATCAGGGAGCCGACCAAGCCTTTGCCAAGAGGTGGGAATTTGAATTTGGGAGAGTTGCTTAAGTACAAGTCACAAGAAGGGGTGAGAGTGTTGTTGCTGGTTTGGGATGATAAGACTTCTCACAGCAAGTTTTTTATTAACACG GCAGGAGTGATGCAAACTCATGATGAGGAAACCCGAAAGTTTTTCAAGCATTCTTCAGTAACTTGTGTTTTGGCCCCTCGTTATGCTAGCAGTAAACTAAGCTTTTTCAATCAACAG GTTGTCGGAACTCTTTATACTCACCATCAGAAATGTGTGATAGTGGACACTCAAGGCCATGGCAACAACAGGAAGATAACTTCATTCATTGGTGGCCTTGATATCTGTGATGGACGCTATGATACACCTGAACATAGAATAACTCGTGATCTCGACACAGTGTTTCAGGAGGATTATCATAATCCCACATTTCCT GCAGGAACAAAGGCCCCAAGACAACCATGGCATGATTTACACTGCAAAATTGAAGGCCCAGCTGCTTATGATGTGCTTACAAATTTTGAGCAACGATGGAAAAAAGCCACTAAATGGTCAGAGTTCGGACGCcgctttaaaaaaatatcacgtTGGCATGATGATGCTTTGATAAAGATTGAACGCATCTCATGGATAATTAGCCCTTCGTCCACTGTTCCAAGTGATCACCCTTCATTATGGGTTTCCAAGGAAGATGATCCCCAAAACTGGCATGTTCAG GTTTTCCGATCTATAGACTCAGGATCTTTGAAAGGATTTCCCAAAAATGTACATGCAGCCGAGGAGCAA AACTTAGTCTGCGCTAAAAATTTGGTGATTGATAAGAGCATTCAGACGGCTTATATCAAAGCGATAAGATCTGCTCAACACTACATATATATTGAGAATCAATATTTCCTTGGGGCATCTTATGCTTGGCCCTCATACAAAGATGCAG GTGCCGACAATACAATTCCAATGGAACTGGCATTAAAGATAGCCGACAAAATAAAGGCAAAAGAAAGATTTACCGTTTACGTTGTTATCCCAATGTGGCCTGAAGGTGTTCCCAGTTCAGCCTCAGTCCAAGAAATCCTTTATTGGCAG GGGCAGACAATGCAAATGATGTATGAAATTATTGCCCGAGAAATCAAGTCTGCTGAGCTTGAAAATGTGCAGCCAACTGACTATCTGAATTTCTATTGTCTTGGCAATAGAGAGGAACCAACTGATGAATCAACTGCAAACGGCCAATCCCCCTCAAATGGAAATACA GTACCTTCGCAAAAATTCAGGCGTTTTATGATATACGTGCATGCCAAAGGAATGGTAGTGGATGATGAGTATGTTATACTGGGTTCTGCCAATATAAACCAACGGTCTATGGCGGGTTCAAGAGATACCGAGATCGCCATGGGCGCCTATCAGCCGCATCACACCTGGGCTAAAAAGAAGGCTCATCCATATGGGCAG GTATATGGCTACCGAATGTCGCTTTGGGCGGAGCACATGGGAAACGTTGATGATTGCTTCAAGAATCCTGAGAAATTGAACTGTGTGGCAAAAGTTAATTCTATCGCTAATGATAACTGGCAGAAATTTACAGCTGACGAGTTTACTCCACTACAAGGCCATATCCTCAAATATCCAGTGCAGGTAGATGAAGATGGAAAGATTTCTCCATTGCTCGgatatgaaaattttccagatgttGGCGGTAAAGTGCTTGGAGCTCCAACCAGTCTTCCTGATGCTTTGACTACATAA
- the LOC140975185 gene encoding phospholipase D delta-like isoform X2 produces MAEENSDNMIYLHGDLDLRILEARCLPNMDMVSERLRRCFTAFDVCRKPFSGSGSGGKSKHHHRRIITSDPYVTVCLAGARVARTRVISNSQNPVWNENFKIPLAHPVSKVEFQVKDNDVFGAELIGVALVSAKQIAAGEPFDEWVPVLGSGGKPPKPDAAIRLQMTFIPCYKNPIYFNGISENYGLNESYFPLRHGGKVTLYQDAHVIDGMLPEIELDDQSNFEHEKCWEDICHAIMEAHHLVYIVGWSIYHKVRLIREPTKPLPRGGNLNLGELLKYKSQEGVRVLLLVWDDKTSHSKFFINTVVGTLYTHHQKCVIVDTQGHGNNRKITSFIGGLDICDGRYDTPEHRITRDLDTVFQEDYHNPTFPAGTKAPRQPWHDLHCKIEGPAAYDVLTNFEQRWKKATKWSEFGRRFKKISRWHDDALIKIERISWIISPSSTVPSDHPSLWVSKEDDPQNWHVQVFRSIDSGSLKGFPKNVHAAEEQNLVCAKNLVIDKSIQTAYIKAIRSAQHYIYIENQYFLGASYAWPSYKDAGADNTIPMELALKIADKIKAKERFTVYVVIPMWPEGVPSSASVQEILYWQGQTMQMMYEIIAREIKSAELENVQPTDYLNFYCLGNREEPTDESTANGQSPSNGNTVPSQKFRRFMIYVHAKGMVVDDEYVILGSANINQRSMAGSRDTEIAMGAYQPHHTWAKKKAHPYGQVYGYRMSLWAEHMGNVDDCFKNPEKLNCVAKVNSIANDNWQKFTADEFTPLQGHILKYPVQVDEDGKISPLLGYENFPDVGGKVLGAPTSLPDALTT; encoded by the exons ATGGCGGAAGAGAATTCGGACAACATGATATACCTTCATGGAGACCTTGATCTTAGGATCCTTGAAGCTAGGTGCTTGCCCAACATGGATATGGTCTCCGAGCGCCTCCGCCGGTGCTTCACCGCATTTGATGTCTGCCGTAAGCCGTTCTCCGGGAGCGGAAGCGGCGGGAAATCCAAGCATCACCACAGAAGGATCATCACCAGCGATCCGTACGTCACCGTTTGTCTCGCGGGCGCACGGGTTGCGCGTACTCGTGTCATTTCCAACTCGCAGAATCCCGTTTGGAATGAGAATTTCAAGATCCCCTTAGCTCACCCGGTTTCCAAG GTTGAATTTCAGGTTAAAGACAACGATGTTTTCGGTGCCGAGCTCATCGGAGTGGCTCTTGTGTCCGCAAAACAGATTGCGGCTGGCGAGCCGTTTGATGAGTGGGTCCCCGTGCTCGGGTCAGGTGGGAAGCCCCCAAAGCCGGATGCTGCCATTCGATTGCAGATGACATTCATTCCCTGTTACAAGAATCCCATTTATTTTAATGGGATTTCAGAAAATTATGGATTGAATGAAAGCTATTTTCCGCTACGCCATGGGGGGAAGGTAACATTATATCAGGATGCACATGTGATTGATGGGATGCTGCCAGAGATTGAGTTAGACGACCAGAGTAATTTTGAGCATGAAAAGTGTTGGGAGGATATATGCCATGCGATAATGGAGGCGCATCATTTGGTGTACATAGTCGGATGGTCGATTTATCACAAGGTGCGGCTTATCAGGGAGCCGACCAAGCCTTTGCCAAGAGGTGGGAATTTGAATTTGGGAGAGTTGCTTAAGTACAAGTCACAAGAAGGGGTGAGAGTGTTGTTGCTGGTTTGGGATGATAAGACTTCTCACAGCAAGTTTTTTATTAACACG GTTGTCGGAACTCTTTATACTCACCATCAGAAATGTGTGATAGTGGACACTCAAGGCCATGGCAACAACAGGAAGATAACTTCATTCATTGGTGGCCTTGATATCTGTGATGGACGCTATGATACACCTGAACATAGAATAACTCGTGATCTCGACACAGTGTTTCAGGAGGATTATCATAATCCCACATTTCCT GCAGGAACAAAGGCCCCAAGACAACCATGGCATGATTTACACTGCAAAATTGAAGGCCCAGCTGCTTATGATGTGCTTACAAATTTTGAGCAACGATGGAAAAAAGCCACTAAATGGTCAGAGTTCGGACGCcgctttaaaaaaatatcacgtTGGCATGATGATGCTTTGATAAAGATTGAACGCATCTCATGGATAATTAGCCCTTCGTCCACTGTTCCAAGTGATCACCCTTCATTATGGGTTTCCAAGGAAGATGATCCCCAAAACTGGCATGTTCAG GTTTTCCGATCTATAGACTCAGGATCTTTGAAAGGATTTCCCAAAAATGTACATGCAGCCGAGGAGCAA AACTTAGTCTGCGCTAAAAATTTGGTGATTGATAAGAGCATTCAGACGGCTTATATCAAAGCGATAAGATCTGCTCAACACTACATATATATTGAGAATCAATATTTCCTTGGGGCATCTTATGCTTGGCCCTCATACAAAGATGCAG GTGCCGACAATACAATTCCAATGGAACTGGCATTAAAGATAGCCGACAAAATAAAGGCAAAAGAAAGATTTACCGTTTACGTTGTTATCCCAATGTGGCCTGAAGGTGTTCCCAGTTCAGCCTCAGTCCAAGAAATCCTTTATTGGCAG GGGCAGACAATGCAAATGATGTATGAAATTATTGCCCGAGAAATCAAGTCTGCTGAGCTTGAAAATGTGCAGCCAACTGACTATCTGAATTTCTATTGTCTTGGCAATAGAGAGGAACCAACTGATGAATCAACTGCAAACGGCCAATCCCCCTCAAATGGAAATACA GTACCTTCGCAAAAATTCAGGCGTTTTATGATATACGTGCATGCCAAAGGAATGGTAGTGGATGATGAGTATGTTATACTGGGTTCTGCCAATATAAACCAACGGTCTATGGCGGGTTCAAGAGATACCGAGATCGCCATGGGCGCCTATCAGCCGCATCACACCTGGGCTAAAAAGAAGGCTCATCCATATGGGCAG GTATATGGCTACCGAATGTCGCTTTGGGCGGAGCACATGGGAAACGTTGATGATTGCTTCAAGAATCCTGAGAAATTGAACTGTGTGGCAAAAGTTAATTCTATCGCTAATGATAACTGGCAGAAATTTACAGCTGACGAGTTTACTCCACTACAAGGCCATATCCTCAAATATCCAGTGCAGGTAGATGAAGATGGAAAGATTTCTCCATTGCTCGgatatgaaaattttccagatgttGGCGGTAAAGTGCTTGGAGCTCCAACCAGTCTTCCTGATGCTTTGACTACATAA
- the LOC140975186 gene encoding plastocyanin codes for MAAITSAAVTIPSSFTGLKASASSSKAATSVVATRAAPKFSVKASLKDFGVAVAATAASAMLASNALAVDVKLGGDDGSLSFLPGEFEVASGEKITFINNAGFPHNVVFDDDNVPAGVDVSKISMDEEALLNAKGETYSVSLTEKGTYTFYCSPHQGAGMVGKVTVK; via the coding sequence atggCAGCTATTACCTCTGCAGCAGTCACTATTCCATCATCATTCACTGGCCTAAAGGCTAGTGCCTCATCATCCAAGGCCGCCACCTCTGTAGTTGCCACTCGGGCCGCCCCGAAATTCTCTGTCAAGGCCTCATTGAAGGACTTTGGCGTCGCGGTCGCAGCCACGGCCGCCAGTGCGATGCTGGCTAGCAATGCCTTAGCAGTTGATGTCAAACTTGGTGGTGATGATGGTTCTTTAAGCTTTCTCCCAGGGGAATTTGAGGTGGCATCAGGGGAGAAAATTACCTTCATAAACAATGCTGGATTCCCACACAACGTGGTCTTCGACGACGACAATGTTCCGGCAGGGGTCGATGTATCCAAAATTTCAATGGATGAGGAGGCTTTACTCAACGCAAAAGGGGAGACTTACTCTGTGTCTTTAACAGAGAAAGGGACTTACACTTTTTACTGCTCCCCTCACCAAGGAGCTGGAATGGTTGGGAAAGTAACTGTAAAGTAA